Proteins found in one Pseudomonas marvdashtae genomic segment:
- the cyoA gene encoding ubiquinol oxidase subunit II translates to MSKNRYPRLLGLLPLLGTLLLGGCNMTLLDPKGQVGLDERNLIITATLLMLLVVVPVIVMTFLFAWKYRASNTSATYTPKWSHSTKIEIAVWTIPVLIIIALGYITYKSTHALDPYRPLDSDVKPITIEVVSMDWKWLFIYPEQGIATVNKIVFPAHTPINFKVTSDTVMNSFFIPGLGGQIYAMAGMQTKLHLIANQNAELDGISANYSGAGFTGMKFKAIATTQEDFDAWVNDVKKAPKQLEKAEYEALSKPSQNNPVELYSSVTPNLFQTIIDKYEGMNPGKPMHHEKKDKEVAHNMEGMDMSSHSAAGAEE, encoded by the coding sequence ATGAGTAAAAACAGGTACCCCCGATTACTAGGCTTGTTGCCGTTGCTCGGCACGTTGCTGCTGGGAGGCTGCAACATGACCTTGCTCGATCCCAAGGGCCAGGTCGGCCTGGATGAACGAAACCTGATCATCACCGCCACGCTGCTGATGTTGCTGGTCGTCGTGCCGGTTATCGTCATGACGTTCCTGTTCGCCTGGAAATACCGCGCGTCCAACACCAGTGCCACGTACACGCCGAAATGGTCCCACTCGACCAAAATCGAAATCGCGGTGTGGACCATTCCGGTACTGATCATCATTGCCCTGGGTTACATCACCTACAAATCGACCCACGCCCTGGACCCTTATCGTCCGCTGGATTCCGACGTCAAGCCGATCACCATCGAAGTGGTCTCGATGGACTGGAAGTGGCTGTTCATCTATCCGGAACAAGGCATCGCCACGGTCAACAAGATCGTGTTCCCGGCCCATACGCCGATCAACTTCAAGGTCACCTCCGACACCGTGATGAACTCGTTCTTCATCCCGGGCCTGGGCGGCCAGATCTATGCGATGGCCGGCATGCAGACCAAGCTGCACCTGATCGCCAACCAGAACGCCGAACTCGACGGTATCTCCGCCAACTACAGCGGCGCGGGCTTTACCGGCATGAAGTTCAAAGCAATCGCCACGACCCAGGAAGACTTCGACGCCTGGGTCAACGATGTGAAGAAGGCACCTAAACAGCTTGAAAAAGCTGAATACGAAGCCCTTTCCAAGCCGAGCCAGAACAACCCAGTCGAACTCTACTCGTCGGTCACGCCGAACCTGTTCCAGACCATCATCGATAAGTATGAAGGGATGAATCCGGGCAAGCCGATGCATCACGAGAAGAAAGACAAGGAAGTGGCCCACAACATGGAAGGGATGGACATGAGCTCGCATTCAGCTGCCGGGGCAGAGGAGTAA